From the genome of Streptomyces sp. NBC_01304:
CTCGGTACGTACTACCTGAAGGAGACCGCCGTCCCGGACGGCTACGTCCTCCCGAGGAACCCGGTGAGCGGCCCGCACCGGGTGACGGCCGCCAACGCGACGAAGGGCGTCACTGTCCGGCTGGTGAACCAGCGCGGCGCCGGACACAAGGGCAAGGGCTGACCTGCCTCAGCCACCGCCTGCCGTTCCCGGCTTGGTCCCCCAGATGTAGAGCCGGTCGCCGGTGCCGAGCAGCGCGTACAGCCGCCCGGCATCCGGCACGGTCATGTTCACGCACCCGCCCGACCCCGAAAGGAACAGGTCGCGGCGGGTGCCGTGCAGCGCCTGGCCCCCGTTGAAGAACTGGGCGTACGGCATCGGAACGTCGTACAGCGTCGAGTGGTGGTCCCGGTTCTTCCAGTAGATCCGCTGCCAGCCGCGCCGCGTCTCCAGGCCGTCCCGCCCGCTGCGCACCGGCACCGGACCGAACACCAGGCGCCGCCCCACCTGCGTCCACAGGATCTGCCGGGTCAGGTCCACGCACGTCACCCGGTACGGCCGCGCGGGACAGGCCCGGCGGGCGGCGGGATCGCGGCGCGCGAGGTCGACGAGCAGCATGCGGTACGTCCGCAGCGACGCGGAACCGTCGGCCGGGCGCACCCCGAGGCGCCGCTGCAGCCGCCGGATCGCGACGCAGTCGGCGGCCGACTGGCGACCGTCGACGGGAAGCCGCAACTCCCGCTCCAGCTCACGCTGGTAGGGCGCGGTGCCCGTCGTGCAGCGGGGGCCCGCGGCCGGGGCGGGGGCGGCAGCCGGGGCCGGGACGGCGCCGAGCGGCAGAAGCACGAATACGGCGACGGCGGGGGCAGTCATCCAGCGCATCCCCCCAGGCTCACCACCCGGCGGTCCCCACCGCGCCGACCCGCCCGACACGCCCCCGATCGGGCCCCGCCCCACCACAGGGGCGGCCGGGAGTTGCCCTCTTCCTCACGCAAGGTTTACAGTGGCGCCCGATCGATCTCGATCACAGGGTTGTTACTCCTCCATTTGCTGGGGAGGCAAGGCCTGGGAAGCGCCGTTGGCGCTACCCGGGCCTTTTTTGTTGCCCGGACCCGAGTGGGAGAGATCGCGGACCGATGCAAGACGGCACGGGCCAGGACGGCACGAGCCACGGGATGCAAGGACGCATCATGAACACACCCGCACCGGGGACCGGCGCACTGGCGGAGAAGATTCTCCGCGGCGTCGGCGGACCCGAGAACGTCGAGAGCCTCACGCACTGCGCGACGCGGCTGCGCTTCCAGCTGCACGACGGGGACAAGGTCGACAAGGCCGCGCTCGACGCCCTCGGCGACGTCATGGGCACCGTCGCGCAGTCCGGCGACCGCTTCCAGATCGTGATCGGCGGCGCCGTCTCGCGCGTCTACTCCGAGATCATGAACCTGCCGTCGATGAGTGGCGGCGGCACGGCGAAGCCGAAGTCCGACGCCGACGTCAAGGCCGAGATGCGCGCCAAGAGCCGCGGCCGCTACGCCGTGGTCGACAACTTCTTCGAGTACCTCTCGGACTCGTTCCGCCCGCTCATGGGCGTGCTCCTCGGCTCCTCGCTGATCATCGCGATCGCCTCGGTCCTCGACGCCCTCGGCTTCGTCGACTTCCGTGCCGCGGACAAGTCCGCGACCTGGGTGTTCGTCGACGCCATGTGGCGCTCGGTGCTGTACTTCCTGCCGATCTTCGTCGCGTACAACGCGGCCAAGAAGCTGAAGATCGACCCGTGGGTGGGCGCCGCCGTGATGGCCGCGGTGATGACCCCGAACTTCACGGGCATGCTCAACAAGGACTCCGGGATCCCCGGCATCACCTGCACCACCAACGGGACGCTCGGCACCCAGGAGTGCGTGGCGCACGTCTTCGGGCTGCCGATGCAGCTGAACGACTACGGCGGCCAGGTGTTCGTGCCGCTCCTGATGGTCGCCCTGCTCGCCCTGGTCTACAAGGGCCTGCAGCGGATCTTCCCCGAGGCCGTGCACATGGTCTTCGTGCCGTTCTTCAGCATGCTGATCATGATCCCGATCACCGCGTTCCTCATCGGCCCCATGGGCATCTGGGCCGGCAACGGCCTCGGCGAGGGCCTGTCCTGGCTGAACGGCAACGCCCCGATCGTCTTCGCGATCATGATCCCGCTGATCTACCCGTTCCTGGTGCCGCTCGGCCTGCACTGGCCGCTGAACGCGCTGATGCTGGTGAACATCAACACCCTGGGCTACGACTTCATCCAGGGCCCCATGGGCGCCTGGAACTTCGCCTGCTTCGGCGCGACCGCCGGTGTGCTGCTCCTCTCGGTGCGCCACCGCGAGAAGGAAATGCGCCAGACCGCGACCGGCGCCCTGGCCGCGGGCCTGTTCGGCGGCATCTCCGAGCCTTCGCTGTACGGCATCCACCTGCGCTTCAAGCGGATCTACCCGCGCATGCTCGTGGGCTGCCTCGTGGGCGGCGTGCTCGTCGGCGTCCTGGGCGGCGTGGACACCAAGGCCTTCGCCTTCACCTCGCTGCTGACCATCCCGGTCTTCTCCCCGACGGGCACCTACGTCATCGCGATCACGGCGGCCTTCTTCACCTCGATGGCGCTCGTGTACTTCTCCGACTTCCGCACTCCGGAGGACCGCGCGGCGGCCAACGCCGAGCGCGACGCGGCCGAGGCCGCGGAGCGCGGCGAGGACGCACCGGCCGACGAGCGCGAGCTCGTCTCGGTCGGCGCCACCGCCGGTTCGGCCGGTTCGGCCACTGGCTCCGTGTCCACGGTCAAGGCAACCGCCTCCGGCGCGGGTGCGGGCGTCGAGCTCGCGGCTCCGGTCGCGGGCCGCGTGGTCGGCCTCGACGAGGTCGGGGACCCGGTCTTCGCCTCCCGCGCGCTCGGTGAGGGCGTGGGCATCGAGCCGGCCGACGGCCACGTCGTCGCCCCGGTCGCCGGCGAGCTGGTCACCGTCGTCGACACCGGACACGCCTTCGGCATCCGTACCGCGGACGACATCGAGGTGCTCGTCCACGTCGGCATCGACACGGTGCAGATGGCGGGCAACGGCTTCGACGTTCGCGTCAAGACCGGCCAGAAGGTCTCCGTCGGCG
Proteins encoded in this window:
- a CDS encoding glucose PTS transporter subunit IIA; the encoded protein is MNTPAPGTGALAEKILRGVGGPENVESLTHCATRLRFQLHDGDKVDKAALDALGDVMGTVAQSGDRFQIVIGGAVSRVYSEIMNLPSMSGGGTAKPKSDADVKAEMRAKSRGRYAVVDNFFEYLSDSFRPLMGVLLGSSLIIAIASVLDALGFVDFRAADKSATWVFVDAMWRSVLYFLPIFVAYNAAKKLKIDPWVGAAVMAAVMTPNFTGMLNKDSGIPGITCTTNGTLGTQECVAHVFGLPMQLNDYGGQVFVPLLMVALLALVYKGLQRIFPEAVHMVFVPFFSMLIMIPITAFLIGPMGIWAGNGLGEGLSWLNGNAPIVFAIMIPLIYPFLVPLGLHWPLNALMLVNINTLGYDFIQGPMGAWNFACFGATAGVLLLSVRHREKEMRQTATGALAAGLFGGISEPSLYGIHLRFKRIYPRMLVGCLVGGVLVGVLGGVDTKAFAFTSLLTIPVFSPTGTYVIAITAAFFTSMALVYFSDFRTPEDRAAANAERDAAEAAERGEDAPADERELVSVGATAGSAGSATGSVSTVKATASGAGAGVELAAPVAGRVVGLDEVGDPVFASRALGEGVGIEPADGHVVAPVAGELVTVVDTGHAFGIRTADDIEVLVHVGIDTVQMAGNGFDVRVKTGQKVSVGDLLVEVDLDAVRAAEHPTVTLMTVTNTADLASVEPHIGQDVALGAPVVTVRR
- a CDS encoding L,D-transpeptidase, with translation MRWMTAPAVAVFVLLPLGAVPAPAAAPAPAAGPRCTTGTAPYQRELERELRLPVDGRQSAADCVAIRRLQRRLGVRPADGSASLRTYRMLLVDLARRDPAARRACPARPYRVTCVDLTRQILWTQVGRRLVFGPVPVRSGRDGLETRRGWQRIYWKNRDHHSTLYDVPMPYAQFFNGGQALHGTRRDLFLSGSGGCVNMTVPDAGRLYALLGTGDRLYIWGTKPGTAGGG